A part of Myxococcus landrumus genomic DNA contains:
- a CDS encoding WD40 repeat domain-containing protein, translating to MTSPTLTSDNASRLMRLRQFGPRLTAPGFRGQSLAFDAQGRHLASMGRGAEGTLQWWELRDDHPRACANHSVTRGTDVGFLAGGDLLVSLTLQGVLQAWSTADGTLRHELRLDAIGLELGVALQGDLVLVTSPRGHALLWDARRGERVLELENASTPLQCCALSPDGRLAVAGTREPGNLPGMLRFWETRTGAALPAIDLDAHSVKAMAFEPSGERLAVATSENQIHLIEASSRKRLRTLESPPVGTHGLSFSPDGSLLAVACAMAAFVVLRTRDGQQLFSHSDTNDMQASSALFSPDGRTLVWGQGDGTVGVWGVAPEHSVTP from the coding sequence ATGACTTCGCCCACTCTGACTTCCGACAACGCTTCACGGCTGATGCGCCTGCGTCAGTTCGGGCCTCGCCTCACGGCGCCGGGCTTCCGAGGCCAATCCCTCGCATTCGATGCCCAGGGGCGGCACCTGGCCTCCATGGGGCGCGGGGCGGAAGGCACGCTTCAGTGGTGGGAGCTTCGGGATGACCATCCCCGGGCATGCGCGAACCATTCCGTGACGCGAGGCACGGACGTGGGCTTCCTCGCGGGAGGCGACCTCCTCGTCTCGCTGACACTACAGGGGGTTCTTCAAGCGTGGTCCACCGCGGATGGGACACTCCGGCACGAGCTGCGGCTGGATGCGATAGGGCTGGAGCTCGGCGTGGCCCTCCAGGGGGACCTCGTGCTCGTGACGAGTCCTCGGGGCCATGCCCTTCTCTGGGATGCGCGCCGGGGCGAGCGTGTGCTCGAGCTCGAGAACGCATCGACTCCCTTGCAGTGCTGTGCGCTGTCTCCCGATGGGCGACTCGCGGTGGCGGGGACACGTGAACCCGGCAACCTCCCGGGCATGCTCCGCTTCTGGGAGACCCGTACCGGAGCGGCGCTGCCGGCCATCGACCTCGACGCCCACTCCGTCAAGGCGATGGCCTTCGAGCCCTCCGGGGAACGACTCGCGGTGGCGACCTCCGAGAACCAGATTCATCTCATCGAGGCCTCCAGCCGGAAGCGGCTGCGGACGCTCGAGAGTCCACCCGTCGGCACGCACGGACTGAGCTTCAGTCCGGATGGTTCGCTCCTCGCGGTCGCCTGCGCGATGGCGGCCTTCGTCGTCCTGCGCACTCGGGATGGACAGCAGCTCTTCAGTCACTCGGACACCAATGACATGCAGGCCAGCTCCGCGCTGTTTTCACCGGACGGCCGCACCCTCGTGTGGGGACAAGGCGATGGAACCGTGGGTGTCTGGGGCGTGGCCCCGGAGCACTCCGTCACTCCGTAG
- the thrA gene encoding bifunctional aspartate kinase/homoserine dehydrogenase I, which yields MSSNSFRVMKFGGSSVGSPRRLRQVIELIGKHARTGPLAVVVSAQGDTTDWLLEAAELATKGDLEGSLTVVARIAHLAKTNAAALHPAQATTLAARVDQLLAPLQQLLQGISLTRECSPASKDKVLAFGELVSATLLAELLNAAGTESCFRDARLLLVTDDTFGTARVDVARTRTQLQASAAGWGTSVPVIPGFIASTVDGRTTTLGRNGSDYTAALVAQGLGATEVTVWTDVLGLHTADPDLVSDAYPVPHLTHAEGLELAAVGVRMLHPRTMIPLIESGISLRIRNTMHPDHPGTLIDAIGSRDGNRPTCIATREDLALLGIEVRKLSDQFQLGERVLSALRAARVTVWMTAQSANGQSIALVVPLPDVQRARTALEAELAQELSRREVEPLGVRQPVTLLTLVAEAMGHGVNVAGRFFSALGAVGVNVRASAQGASSRSISCVVDAADTSIAVRTTHAAFNLAHQQVNLFLLGKGTVGGQLLAQLRAQQDLLRERHGIALRVVGIADSRHTLFDASGLALEGLEEQLARVVRGEPGTQALPPLLDELRRLPVPILVDCTADGGVASLYTEAFRRGIHVVAANKKPLALPWNEREALIAEARRHHVGYHYETTVASSLPVIDTLANLVRTGDTVRLITASLSGSVGFICNELLAGVPLSTAVRSARDKGFTEPDPREDLSGADVARKALILARELGLSLSLSDVALEPFVPTLADANESPDSFLRSLRSLDAEYAQKVERCRQSGTVLRYLARIDPTRLGTDSPVIRVGIAAVEPGQPGADLRGTESFVSFTTTRHSEFPLTVRGAGAGGAVTASGVLADILRISQTLRGR from the coding sequence ATGAGCAGCAATTCCTTTCGAGTGATGAAGTTTGGTGGCTCCTCCGTCGGCTCGCCCCGACGCCTGCGCCAGGTCATCGAGCTGATTGGCAAACATGCCCGCACCGGCCCGCTCGCGGTGGTGGTCTCCGCGCAGGGCGACACCACCGACTGGCTCCTGGAGGCGGCTGAGCTCGCCACGAAGGGAGACCTGGAGGGCTCGCTCACCGTGGTGGCGCGCATCGCCCACCTCGCGAAGACGAACGCCGCCGCGCTCCACCCCGCCCAGGCTACCACGCTCGCCGCCCGCGTGGACCAGCTCCTCGCCCCGCTTCAACAACTTCTCCAGGGCATCTCCCTCACCCGCGAGTGTTCCCCCGCCTCCAAGGACAAGGTCCTCGCCTTCGGTGAGCTGGTCTCCGCCACGCTCCTCGCCGAGCTGCTCAACGCCGCGGGCACCGAGTCCTGCTTCCGCGACGCGCGCCTGCTGCTCGTCACGGATGACACCTTCGGCACCGCCCGCGTGGACGTGGCCCGCACGCGCACCCAGCTCCAGGCGAGCGCCGCCGGCTGGGGCACCTCCGTGCCCGTCATCCCCGGCTTCATCGCCTCCACCGTGGACGGCCGCACCACCACGCTGGGCCGCAACGGCTCCGACTACACCGCCGCGCTCGTCGCCCAGGGCCTGGGCGCGACGGAGGTCACCGTGTGGACCGACGTGCTCGGCCTGCACACCGCCGACCCGGACCTGGTGAGCGACGCGTACCCCGTCCCCCACCTCACCCACGCCGAGGGCCTGGAGCTGGCCGCCGTGGGCGTCCGCATGCTGCACCCGCGCACGATGATTCCGCTCATCGAGTCCGGCATCTCCCTGCGCATCCGCAACACCATGCACCCGGACCACCCGGGCACCCTTATCGACGCCATCGGCTCCCGGGACGGCAACCGCCCCACCTGTATCGCCACGCGCGAGGACCTGGCCCTGCTCGGCATCGAGGTCCGCAAGCTCTCCGACCAGTTCCAGTTGGGCGAGCGAGTCCTGTCCGCGCTGCGCGCCGCCCGCGTCACCGTGTGGATGACGGCCCAGTCCGCCAACGGCCAGTCCATCGCCCTCGTCGTGCCCCTGCCGGATGTGCAGCGCGCTCGGACCGCGCTGGAGGCGGAGCTGGCGCAGGAGCTCTCCCGCCGCGAGGTGGAGCCGCTCGGAGTCCGCCAGCCCGTCACGCTGCTCACGCTGGTGGCCGAGGCCATGGGTCACGGCGTCAACGTGGCCGGCCGCTTCTTCAGCGCGCTGGGCGCGGTGGGCGTCAACGTGCGAGCCAGCGCCCAAGGCGCCAGCTCCCGCTCCATCTCCTGCGTCGTGGACGCGGCGGACACCTCCATCGCGGTGCGTACCACGCACGCCGCCTTCAACCTCGCGCACCAGCAGGTGAACCTCTTCCTCCTGGGCAAGGGCACCGTGGGCGGTCAGCTCCTGGCGCAGCTCCGCGCCCAGCAGGACCTGCTGCGCGAGCGCCACGGCATCGCGCTGCGCGTGGTGGGCATCGCCGACAGCCGGCACACCCTCTTCGATGCCTCCGGGCTCGCGCTGGAGGGGCTGGAAGAGCAGCTCGCCCGCGTCGTCCGAGGTGAGCCCGGCACCCAGGCGCTGCCGCCGCTCCTCGACGAGCTGCGCCGGCTGCCCGTGCCCATCCTCGTCGACTGCACCGCCGATGGCGGCGTGGCCTCGCTGTACACGGAGGCGTTCCGCCGGGGCATCCACGTGGTCGCCGCCAACAAGAAGCCCCTGGCGCTGCCCTGGAACGAGCGCGAGGCGCTCATCGCCGAGGCCCGCCGTCACCACGTGGGCTACCACTACGAGACGACGGTGGCCTCCAGCCTCCCCGTCATCGACACGCTCGCCAACCTGGTGCGCACCGGCGACACCGTGCGCCTCATCACCGCGTCCCTCTCCGGCAGCGTGGGCTTCATCTGCAATGAGCTCCTGGCGGGCGTGCCGCTGTCCACCGCCGTGCGCTCCGCGCGGGACAAGGGCTTCACCGAGCCCGACCCTCGCGAGGACCTGTCCGGCGCGGACGTCGCGCGCAAGGCGCTCATCCTCGCGCGGGAGCTGGGCCTGTCGCTGTCGCTCTCCGACGTGGCGCTGGAGCCCTTCGTCCCCACGCTCGCGGACGCCAACGAGTCCCCCGACTCGTTCCTGCGCAGCCTGCGCTCGCTCGATGCCGAGTACGCGCAGAAGGTGGAGCGCTGCCGTCAGTCCGGCACGGTGCTGCGCTACCTGGCGCGCATCGACCCGACGCGCCTGGGGACGGACTCCCCCGTCATCCGCGTGGGAATCGCCGCCGTGGAGCCGGGCCAGCCCGGCGCGGACCTGCGCGGCACCGAGTCCTTCGTCTCGTTCACCACCACGCGGCACAGCGAGTTCCCCCTCACCGTCCGAGGCGCGGGCGCGGGCGGCGCCGTCACCGCGTCCGGCGTGTTGGCCGACATCCTCCGCATCTCCCAGACTCTGCGGGGCCGCTGA
- a CDS encoding aminotransferase class I/II-fold pyridoxal phosphate-dependent enzyme, translating into MKIATALVHAGTRRDPSTGAIAVPVYHSATYQHPALGQSTGYDYSRTKNPTRAALEDALAQLEGGSKGLAFASGMAALHCALQLFGPEDHIILTEDLYGGTYRLVDRLLHVPYTFVDTTKPDAVRAALRPNTKALLVETPTNPLMKTADLPALADIAKKAGVLLIVDNTFYTPYLQRPLELGADLVVHSATKYLAGHNDVVAGALVARDAALGDKLLFAQNGIGAILGPQDSYLVIRGLKTLALRMERHQSNARAIAAFLSGHPKVERVHYPGTGGMLSFSVTEAALVPQVLAGVRLCLFAESLGGVETLITFPATQTHADIPVARREQLGITDRLLRLSVGIEDSDDIISDLAQALDGRSRPVELRDPAAAHRP; encoded by the coding sequence ATGAAAATCGCCACCGCCCTCGTCCACGCCGGAACCCGCAGAGACCCGAGCACCGGCGCCATCGCCGTCCCCGTCTACCACTCCGCCACCTACCAGCACCCCGCGCTGGGCCAGTCCACCGGCTACGACTACTCGCGCACGAAGAACCCCACCCGCGCCGCGCTCGAGGACGCGCTCGCGCAATTGGAAGGTGGCAGCAAGGGCCTGGCCTTCGCGTCGGGCATGGCCGCGCTGCACTGCGCGCTCCAGCTCTTCGGCCCCGAGGACCACATCATCCTCACCGAGGACCTCTACGGCGGCACCTACCGGCTGGTGGACCGGCTGCTCCATGTCCCCTACACCTTCGTGGACACCACGAAGCCGGACGCGGTGCGCGCCGCGCTGCGCCCCAACACCAAGGCCCTGCTGGTGGAGACGCCCACCAACCCGCTGATGAAGACGGCGGACCTGCCCGCGCTCGCGGACATCGCCAAGAAGGCGGGCGTGCTGCTCATCGTCGACAACACGTTCTACACGCCCTATCTCCAGCGCCCGCTCGAGCTCGGCGCGGACCTGGTCGTCCACAGCGCGACCAAGTACCTGGCGGGACACAACGACGTCGTCGCGGGCGCGCTCGTCGCACGAGACGCGGCGCTGGGCGACAAGCTGCTCTTCGCGCAGAACGGCATCGGCGCCATCCTGGGGCCTCAAGACTCCTACCTGGTGATTCGCGGCCTCAAGACGCTGGCGCTGCGCATGGAGCGTCACCAGTCCAACGCGCGCGCGATTGCCGCGTTCCTGTCCGGCCACCCCAAGGTGGAGCGCGTCCACTACCCGGGCACGGGCGGCATGCTCTCCTTCAGCGTCACGGAGGCGGCCCTGGTTCCCCAGGTGCTCGCCGGCGTGCGCCTGTGCCTCTTCGCCGAGTCGCTGGGCGGCGTCGAGACGCTCATCACCTTCCCCGCCACGCAGACCCACGCGGACATCCCCGTCGCGCGCCGGGAACAGCTTGGCATCACTGACCGACTGCTTCGCCTCTCCGTGGGTATCGAGGACTCCGATGACATCATCTCCGATCTGGCCCAAGCGCTCGACGGGCGCTCCCGCCCTGTCGAACTTCGCGACCCGGCTGCTGCACACCGGCCATGA
- a CDS encoding trans-sulfuration enzyme family protein codes for MTSSPIWPKRSTGAPALSNFATRLLHTGHEVDPVTGAAAVPIYQVSMFDQPSLDQPGEFDYARSGNPTRKSLEGVLAKLDEGAGAFAFGSGMAALSTVLMLFSAGDHLVVTDDCYGGTYRVLTKVFSRFGLKATFVDTSDPDAVKAAFRPNTKGLLVETVSNPFLRRTDVTAMSILARTYGALLIVDNTFLSPYLSRPLTEGADIVIHSATKYLGGHSDVIAGAVVVRTPELAKEVYFLQNAVGAVLGPQDCFLLQRGIKTLQVRMERQVRTAGALARWLGNRPEIREVFYPGTGAVVSFRLAHDAMAATFVESLRLPLLGVSLGAVESIITVPARHSHASVPAAERERRGITDGLIRFSVGLEDVEDLQADLANALGRSFREAA; via the coding sequence ATGACATCATCTCCGATCTGGCCCAAGCGCTCGACGGGCGCTCCCGCCCTGTCGAACTTCGCGACCCGGCTGCTGCACACCGGCCATGAAGTCGACCCGGTGACGGGCGCCGCGGCGGTGCCCATCTACCAGGTGTCCATGTTCGACCAGCCGAGCCTCGACCAGCCCGGCGAGTTCGACTACGCGCGCTCGGGCAACCCCACGCGCAAGTCGCTCGAGGGCGTGCTCGCGAAGCTGGACGAAGGCGCGGGCGCGTTCGCGTTCGGCTCCGGCATGGCCGCGCTGTCCACCGTGCTGATGCTGTTCAGCGCGGGCGACCACCTGGTCGTCACCGATGACTGTTACGGCGGCACCTACCGGGTGCTCACGAAGGTGTTCAGCCGCTTCGGGCTGAAGGCCACCTTCGTCGACACCAGCGACCCGGACGCGGTGAAGGCCGCGTTCCGCCCCAACACCAAGGGGCTGCTCGTGGAGACGGTGAGCAACCCGTTCCTGCGGCGCACCGACGTCACCGCGATGTCCATCCTCGCGCGGACGTACGGCGCGCTGCTCATCGTCGACAACACGTTCCTGTCGCCCTACCTCTCGCGTCCGCTCACCGAGGGCGCCGACATCGTCATCCACTCCGCCACCAAGTACCTGGGGGGCCACAGCGACGTCATCGCCGGGGCGGTGGTGGTGCGCACGCCGGAGCTCGCCAAGGAGGTCTACTTCCTCCAGAACGCGGTGGGCGCGGTGCTGGGGCCGCAGGACTGCTTCCTGCTCCAGCGAGGCATCAAGACGCTCCAGGTCCGCATGGAGCGACAGGTGCGCACTGCGGGAGCCCTTGCCCGCTGGCTTGGCAACAGGCCGGAGATTCGAGAGGTCTTCTACCCGGGCACCGGCGCGGTGGTGTCCTTCCGCCTGGCCCACGACGCCATGGCGGCGACGTTCGTGGAGTCGCTGCGGCTGCCCTTGCTCGGCGTGTCGCTGGGCGCGGTGGAGAGCATCATCACGGTGCCGGCGAGGCACTCGCATGCCTCCGTGCCCGCAGCGGAGCGCGAGCGCCGGGGAATCACCGACGGCCTGATTCGCTTCTCCGTGGGGTTGGAGGACGTGGAGGACCTCCAGGCGGACCTGGCGAATGCCCTCGGGCGCTCCTTCCGCGAGGCCGCATGA
- the cysK gene encoding cysteine synthase A yields MPNNIYPDVTQLIGRTPIIRLSRIGGAEEATLLAKVEFFNPGGSVKDRIGLAMIEDAENHGRLRPGMTIVEPTSGNTGVALAMVAAVKGYRIVLTMPESMSVERRRILEAYGAELLLTPAAKGMTGAVEAAEELLKSLGDKGFMPQQFRNPSNPEIHRRTTAKEILGDLDVTKLDAFVAGIGTGGTITGAGGVLKKANPSLQVVAVEPLRSPLLTQGKAGPHRIQGLGANFVPEVLDRGVYDEVIDVADVDAYLAARDLARKEGLLVGVSSGAALHAARQVARRLGPGKTVLTVLPDTGERYWSSFAAFAEELANTPQGVGR; encoded by the coding sequence ATGCCCAACAACATCTATCCCGACGTGACGCAGCTCATCGGCCGTACCCCCATCATCCGGCTGTCGCGCATCGGCGGTGCCGAAGAGGCGACGTTGCTGGCGAAGGTCGAGTTCTTCAACCCGGGCGGCAGTGTGAAGGACCGCATCGGCCTGGCCATGATTGAGGACGCGGAGAACCACGGCCGCCTGCGTCCGGGCATGACGATTGTCGAGCCCACCAGCGGCAACACCGGCGTCGCGCTCGCCATGGTGGCCGCGGTGAAGGGCTACCGCATCGTCCTCACCATGCCGGAGAGCATGAGCGTGGAGCGCCGCCGCATCCTCGAGGCCTATGGCGCGGAGCTGCTGCTCACGCCCGCCGCCAAGGGAATGACGGGCGCCGTCGAGGCCGCCGAGGAGCTGCTCAAGTCGCTGGGTGACAAGGGCTTCATGCCGCAGCAGTTTCGCAACCCGTCCAATCCGGAGATTCACCGCCGCACGACGGCGAAGGAGATTCTGGGCGACCTGGACGTGACGAAGCTGGATGCGTTCGTCGCGGGCATCGGCACCGGCGGCACCATCACCGGCGCGGGCGGTGTGCTCAAGAAGGCAAACCCGTCGCTCCAGGTGGTGGCGGTGGAGCCGCTGCGCTCGCCGCTGCTCACGCAGGGCAAGGCCGGCCCGCACCGCATCCAGGGCCTGGGCGCCAACTTCGTCCCGGAGGTGCTGGACCGCGGCGTGTACGACGAGGTCATCGACGTGGCGGACGTGGACGCGTACCTGGCGGCTCGGGATTTGGCGCGCAAGGAGGGGCTGCTCGTCGGTGTCTCCAGCGGCGCGGCGCTGCATGCGGCCCGGCAGGTGGCTCGCCGCCTGGGGCCCGGCAAGACGGTGCTCACCGTGCTGCCGGATACGGGTGAGCGTTATTGGAGCTCCTTCGCGGCGTTCGCCGAGGAGCTCGCGAACACGCCGCAGGGAGTCGGTAGATGA
- a CDS encoding methionine ABC transporter ATP-binding protein — translation MIELRGISKVYRQGGREVPALQDVTLRVEPGEVFGVLGQSGAGKSTLIRCVNLLERPTEGRVRVNGQELLSLSPDALRKARQGIGMIFQHFNLFSSQTVAQNVAYPLEVAGLPREQIRARVAELLSLVGLSDKAEVYPARLSGGQKQRVGIARALAPRPRILLSDEATSSLDPETTRSVLALLKDLNRQLGLTVLLITHQMEVVKSICDSAAVLEKGRLVEQGKVLDLLSRPGTRLHELCYPPFSTGEGPVLRGGYRVALTLSGEHSTRPILSTLARRFDVDAHLLEGSLERVGNARVGRLLFELTGAPEAVRQALVFLREQGLTTEEAARAA, via the coding sequence ATGATTGAGCTGCGCGGTATCAGCAAGGTGTACAGGCAGGGCGGGCGCGAGGTGCCGGCGCTCCAGGACGTGACGCTGCGAGTGGAGCCGGGCGAGGTGTTCGGCGTGCTGGGCCAGAGTGGCGCCGGCAAGTCCACGCTCATCCGCTGCGTCAACCTGCTGGAGCGCCCCACCGAGGGCCGGGTGCGTGTGAATGGGCAGGAGCTGCTGAGCCTGAGTCCCGATGCGCTGAGGAAGGCGCGCCAGGGCATCGGGATGATCTTCCAGCACTTCAACCTCTTCTCCTCGCAGACGGTGGCGCAGAACGTCGCCTACCCGCTGGAGGTGGCGGGCCTTCCTCGCGAGCAGATTCGCGCGCGCGTCGCCGAGCTGCTCTCGCTGGTGGGCTTGAGCGACAAGGCGGAGGTCTACCCGGCGCGGCTGTCGGGTGGGCAGAAGCAGCGCGTGGGCATCGCTCGGGCGCTGGCGCCTCGGCCTCGCATCCTGTTGTCCGACGAGGCCACGTCGTCGCTGGACCCGGAGACGACCCGCTCCGTGCTGGCGCTGCTCAAGGACCTCAACCGGCAGTTGGGGCTCACCGTCCTGCTCATCACCCACCAGATGGAGGTGGTGAAGTCCATCTGCGACTCCGCCGCCGTGCTGGAGAAGGGCCGGCTGGTGGAGCAGGGAAAGGTGCTGGACCTCTTGTCCCGGCCGGGCACCCGGCTTCATGAGCTGTGCTACCCGCCGTTCTCGACGGGCGAGGGCCCTGTCCTCCGCGGTGGATATCGCGTGGCGCTGACCTTGTCGGGTGAGCACTCCACGCGCCCCATCCTCTCCACGCTGGCCCGCCGCTTCGACGTGGATGCGCACCTGCTGGAGGGCTCGCTGGAGCGCGTGGGGAACGCGCGGGTGGGTCGATTGCTCTTCGAGCTCACGGGAGCTCCGGAGGCAGTGCGACAGGCGCTGGTGTTCCTGCGCGAGCAGGGCTTGACGACAGAGGAGGCTGCTCGTGCCGCCTGA
- a CDS encoding methionine ABC transporter permease, which yields MTSVATVVVVLAGLPLGVLLVLTDRGGLWERPALNRVLGTVVNVGRSVPFIILMVAIVPLTRWLVGTTIGTTAAIVPLVVAAIPFMGRVVEQALREVDAGLVEAAIAMGSTHQRVIFRVLLPEALPSLVRGTALMVISLLGYSAMAGAVGGGGLGDLAVKYGYMRFRTDVMLGCLAVLLALVQLVQWLGDGLASRFDHTSSAPHRAHD from the coding sequence ATGACGTCCGTGGCCACGGTGGTCGTGGTGCTCGCGGGGTTGCCGCTGGGCGTGCTGCTGGTGCTGACGGACCGGGGCGGACTGTGGGAGCGCCCGGCGCTGAATCGCGTGCTGGGCACGGTGGTCAACGTGGGGCGCTCGGTGCCCTTCATCATCCTGATGGTGGCCATTGTTCCGCTGACGCGGTGGCTGGTGGGGACGACCATCGGCACCACGGCGGCCATCGTTCCACTGGTGGTCGCGGCGATTCCATTCATGGGCCGCGTGGTGGAGCAGGCGCTGCGGGAGGTGGATGCGGGCCTCGTGGAGGCGGCCATCGCGATGGGCTCCACTCACCAGCGCGTCATCTTCCGCGTGTTGTTGCCGGAGGCCCTGCCTTCTCTCGTGCGCGGGACGGCGCTCATGGTTATCAGCCTGCTCGGCTACAGCGCCATGGCGGGAGCCGTGGGTGGAGGTGGGCTGGGAGACCTCGCGGTGAAGTACGGCTACATGCGCTTCCGCACCGACGTCATGCTGGGCTGCCTCGCCGTGTTGTTGGCACTGGTGCAGCTCGTGCAGTGGTTGGGTGATGGCCTGGCCTCCCGGTTCGACCACACGAGCTCCGCGCCCCATCGCGCGCACGACTGA
- a CDS encoding MetQ/NlpA family ABC transporter substrate-binding protein produces MKPPSSFLLIPLAFAAISAVLLVGTGCKKSEAPATGEAPGVPTLKVGVNPVPHGEILRAAVPVALRDGVRIEVVEFTDYVQPNIALSDGQLDANYFQHVPYLERFAADRKLSLSSAGAVHLEPLALYSTKYRQLAELPEGAQVTIPSDPSNASRALHLLEDHGLLRLRENVGAAATVQDVVGNPRKLELREIDAEQQPRTLEDVAAAVINGNYFLEAQKHLKLDAKVLASESSARNPYANVIVVRKGDDARPEVRVLLKALQSAEVRKFIEANYGGAVVPAF; encoded by the coding sequence ATGAAGCCACCTTCATCATTCCTGCTCATTCCCTTGGCTTTCGCCGCCATCTCCGCCGTGTTGTTGGTGGGGACGGGCTGCAAGAAGTCCGAAGCTCCCGCCACGGGCGAAGCTCCGGGTGTTCCCACCCTCAAGGTCGGCGTCAATCCCGTGCCCCATGGGGAGATTCTTCGCGCGGCGGTCCCCGTGGCCCTGCGCGACGGCGTGCGCATCGAAGTGGTCGAGTTCACCGACTATGTGCAGCCCAACATCGCGCTGTCCGATGGGCAGCTCGATGCCAACTACTTCCAGCATGTGCCGTACCTGGAGCGCTTCGCCGCGGACCGGAAGCTGTCGCTGAGCAGCGCCGGGGCCGTGCATCTGGAGCCGCTCGCGCTGTACTCGACGAAGTACCGACAGCTCGCGGAGCTGCCCGAGGGCGCACAGGTCACCATCCCGTCGGACCCCAGCAATGCGTCGCGTGCGCTCCATCTGCTGGAGGACCATGGGTTGCTGCGCTTGCGCGAGAACGTGGGCGCCGCCGCCACCGTGCAGGACGTGGTGGGCAATCCGCGCAAGCTGGAGCTGCGGGAGATTGATGCCGAGCAGCAGCCGCGCACCCTGGAGGACGTGGCCGCCGCGGTCATCAACGGCAACTACTTCCTGGAGGCGCAGAAGCACCTGAAGCTCGACGCCAAGGTGCTGGCCAGCGAGTCCTCCGCGCGCAACCCGTACGCGAATGTGATTGTGGTCCGGAAGGGCGACGATGCCCGCCCCGAGGTCCGCGTGCTGCTCAAGGCGCTCCAGTCCGCCGAAGTGCGCAAGTTCATCGAGGCGAACTACGGCGGCGCGGTGGTGCCCGCGTTCTGA
- a CDS encoding sigma-54-dependent transcriptional regulator: MSTSSKPSVLVVDDKENMRKLFSRILGDAYVVTEAADGEQAIAQLSSRAFDVVVTDIQMPGADGFAVLREVKHRAPETQVILVTAYASIPKAVEAIKEGAYDYLSKPFDPDEVALVVARALEKRRQGHEAAGLKARLAVAPELHGLLGGSAAMQALHGLLSQVATRDLTVLLTGETGTGKELAARAVHRESPRAAKPFVAVNCGALPAELVESELFGHAKGAFTGATAAKPGLFEEAHGGTLFLDEIGDLPLPVQVKLNRALQEKEVRRVGTTTPVKVDVRVVAATHRDLSAEVSAGRFREDLYYRLNVVTVQLPPLRERREDVPLLAMHFLSRAGRPEVEGFTPEALRALVAHDWPGNVRQLENAVARAVAVTKGPRITPEDLPPELNTARAAATGATAPGVRAASDSLAKLPYREAVDGARDSVSREYLSALMLEFGGNVTHAAERAGMERESLHRLLKRYGVRSEDFKRSE; encoded by the coding sequence ATGAGCACTTCTTCGAAACCCAGTGTCCTCGTCGTCGACGACAAGGAGAACATGCGCAAGCTATTCTCCCGCATCCTCGGAGACGCGTATGTGGTGACGGAGGCCGCGGACGGGGAGCAGGCCATCGCCCAGCTCTCGTCACGCGCGTTCGACGTGGTGGTGACGGACATCCAGATGCCAGGAGCGGATGGCTTCGCCGTGCTGCGAGAGGTGAAGCACCGAGCACCCGAGACCCAGGTCATCCTCGTCACCGCCTACGCCAGCATTCCCAAGGCCGTGGAGGCCATCAAGGAAGGCGCCTACGACTATCTCTCCAAGCCCTTCGACCCGGACGAAGTGGCGCTGGTGGTGGCCAGGGCGCTCGAGAAGCGTCGTCAGGGACACGAGGCCGCGGGCCTGAAGGCGCGCCTCGCGGTGGCCCCCGAGCTTCACGGACTCCTGGGGGGAAGCGCGGCGATGCAGGCGCTGCACGGTCTGCTGTCCCAGGTCGCGACCCGGGACCTCACCGTGCTGCTCACCGGAGAGACGGGCACTGGCAAGGAGCTGGCCGCGAGAGCCGTGCATCGAGAGAGCCCGCGAGCCGCGAAGCCCTTCGTCGCCGTGAACTGCGGCGCGCTCCCAGCGGAGCTCGTGGAGAGCGAGCTCTTCGGCCACGCGAAGGGGGCCTTCACCGGGGCCACCGCCGCGAAGCCCGGCCTCTTCGAGGAGGCGCACGGAGGAACGCTCTTCCTCGACGAGATTGGCGATCTCCCATTGCCCGTGCAGGTGAAGCTCAACCGCGCGCTCCAGGAGAAGGAAGTCCGCCGAGTAGGCACGACGACGCCGGTGAAGGTGGACGTGAGGGTCGTGGCCGCCACGCACCGAGACCTGTCCGCCGAAGTCTCAGCGGGTCGCTTTCGAGAGGACCTCTACTACCGGCTCAACGTCGTGACGGTCCAACTGCCTCCCCTGCGCGAGCGGCGGGAGGACGTGCCCCTGCTCGCGATGCACTTCCTGTCCCGAGCCGGACGTCCCGAAGTCGAGGGCTTCACGCCAGAGGCACTGAGAGCCCTCGTCGCCCACGACTGGCCCGGGAACGTGCGTCAGCTCGAGAACGCGGTGGCGCGAGCCGTGGCCGTGACAAAGGGCCCCCGCATCACTCCCGAGGACCTGCCACCGGAGCTCAACACCGCACGCGCCGCCGCGACGGGAGCGACAGCCCCAGGTGTCAGGGCCGCGAGTGACTCCCTCGCGAAGCTGCCCTACCGAGAGGCGGTGGACGGCGCGAGAGACTCGGTGTCCCGCGAGTACCTCTCCGCGCTGATGTTGGAGTTTGGGGGCAACGTCACCCACGCGGCCGAGCGCGCGGGCATGGAGCGCGAGAGCCTCCACCGCCTGCTCAAGCGCTACGGTGTGCGCTCGGAGGACTTCAAGCGCTCCGAGTAG